A genome region from Candidatus Syntrophosphaera sp. includes the following:
- a CDS encoding IS256 family transposase, translating into MTQPKRKKDEQAELVKLFRSIIPGDFVKVLENSIQRIIEAELSTILGAKPYQRVESRTNYRNGYRERKEPLSTGLGPISVNIPKLRNGSFYPSILEQYQRVDRALISIISEAYFAGVSTRRMNQLFVDLGLSNIDRSFVSRCAKQIDAEVEVWRNRELDNRYAYIWLDAIYTKIRTEKGVRPTAVLIAIGLKEDGHRDVLGLHLGNRESYYNWKDFLQSLKERGLERSELWISDEHDGLIKSIEECFPGQLRQRCIVHWMRNAQSKVSKTDLLWLLPLLKDLVGSRTRESFELAWRNLCGVVEAKGKEKLGNWLDDTYHEISVYLDFPAGHWSRIKSTNPLERLNEELRRREKSIRIFPDEKSCMRLLGAILQGYSEDWTSGRIYLSEPLEKIRELQKRPIPVESPRDGLEPCSVG; encoded by the coding sequence ATGACTCAACCGAAGCGAAAGAAAGATGAACAGGCGGAATTGGTCAAGTTATTTCGGTCGATAATACCGGGAGATTTTGTAAAAGTGCTTGAAAACAGTATCCAGAGGATCATTGAAGCTGAGCTCAGCACAATCCTGGGAGCAAAGCCTTATCAGCGCGTGGAGAGCAGAACCAACTACCGCAACGGCTATCGAGAGCGCAAAGAGCCTCTCAGCACCGGATTGGGGCCTATAAGCGTAAACATTCCCAAGCTCAGGAACGGCAGTTTCTATCCCTCTATCCTGGAGCAATATCAGAGGGTGGACCGGGCCTTGATCAGCATCATCAGCGAGGCCTATTTTGCCGGTGTCTCAACCCGCAGGATGAATCAGCTGTTCGTTGATCTGGGGCTTTCAAACATTGATCGCAGCTTTGTAAGCCGTTGCGCGAAGCAGATCGACGCGGAAGTGGAGGTTTGGAGGAACAGGGAGTTGGACAATCGGTATGCCTATATCTGGCTTGACGCGATCTACACCAAGATCCGGACAGAGAAGGGTGTGCGACCGACGGCGGTATTGATTGCCATTGGGTTGAAGGAAGACGGCCATCGTGATGTTTTGGGTCTTCACTTGGGTAACCGTGAAAGTTACTACAACTGGAAGGACTTCCTGCAAAGCCTCAAAGAGCGTGGTTTGGAGCGTAGCGAGCTCTGGATCAGCGATGAGCATGACGGCCTGATCAAATCGATAGAAGAGTGTTTTCCCGGCCAGCTCAGGCAACGCTGCATCGTCCACTGGATGCGCAATGCCCAGAGCAAGGTGTCAAAGACCGATCTATTATGGTTGCTGCCGCTCTTGAAAGACCTGGTGGGATCAAGAACGAGGGAATCGTTTGAACTTGCCTGGAGGAACTTGTGCGGCGTGGTCGAAGCCAAGGGCAAAGAAAAGCTTGGGAACTGGCTGGACGACACTTATCATGAGATTTCCGTGTATCTGGATTTCCCCGCCGGCCACTGGAGCAGGATAAAGTCCACCAACCCGCTTGAAAGGCTCAATGAAGAGCTCCGGCGCAGGGAAAAGAGCATCCGGATCTTTCCCGACGAAAAGAGCTGCATGCGCCTTCTGGGGGCTATTCTGCAGGGTTATTCGGAAGATTGGACCAGTGGCAGGATCTATCTGTCCGAGCCCTTGGAAAAGATCAGGGAACTACAGAAAAGACCCATACCGGTCGAGTCGCCGCGCGACGGGCTGGAGCCCTGCTCCGTCGGCT
- a CDS encoding VCBS repeat-containing protein, whose protein sequence is MKKACLLLLTLTFCSAILHAQNHMDLIATITGDFYGALLGVGLASLDFNGDGIKDLAIQESNWNPTGSYDPLQRYGRINLYWGGVDFDTIPDFSIFGSADLLLNYGYCEIINAGDVNNDGIEDLAVTAKSGSSRKAMIFFGRQQPVETPDVMFQFPYPCGIKLRWIGDINADGYDDIGLIMGYDFDQQVKVILGGSFTMGELYNINSHEAIMISGIGDVNGDGVSDYHIKYPLVSTDWSQNRLSVHFGSYTFPELDSVVICPNTNSYVQDYAAALGDVNGDGIDDFTSFIYENAKVWFGGPDITTQWDVLLTESVYTTKGEIVSHGDFNNDGYEDIVGASRGYHFDTGISWIWLGGSSFNGTVDLVIPAQPGVFEQFGFAKATGDFNNDGYCDVAISQPWHQAGEITTPGKVFVFAGNAQLEDTTVANDDYINPAQDNDLWGITVYPNPIPKGNVTLNICFQGAGYSKTNGNLKAVLYNIKGQIIDSYKIPGSDIRRKIWTHTLKKCPAGEYLIAVLDGSKRLITHKFTIK, encoded by the coding sequence ATGAAAAAAGCATGCCTGCTTCTGCTGACATTAACATTTTGTAGTGCTATTCTACATGCTCAAAATCATATGGATTTGATAGCAACAATAACTGGCGATTTCTATGGTGCTCTGTTGGGAGTTGGTCTGGCAAGCCTGGATTTCAATGGAGATGGCATTAAAGATCTGGCTATCCAGGAATCAAACTGGAACCCAACCGGGAGCTATGACCCTTTACAAAGATATGGTAGGATCAATCTATATTGGGGTGGGGTAGATTTTGATACAATTCCTGACTTCTCTATCTTTGGCTCAGCAGATTTGCTTCTGAATTACGGTTATTGCGAAATAATCAATGCCGGGGATGTGAATAACGATGGCATTGAAGACTTGGCAGTTACAGCTAAGTCCGGATCTAGCAGGAAAGCTATGATATTTTTTGGACGCCAACAACCTGTCGAAACACCTGATGTTATGTTTCAATTTCCTTACCCATGCGGGATTAAACTAAGATGGATAGGCGATATAAATGCTGATGGATATGATGATATTGGTCTGATAATGGGTTATGATTTTGATCAACAAGTAAAGGTTATCTTAGGTGGCAGTTTTACAATGGGAGAACTATATAATATTAACTCTCATGAAGCGATAATGATAAGCGGAATTGGTGATGTCAATGGAGACGGGGTTTCAGATTACCATATTAAATATCCACTTGTCAGTACGGATTGGTCGCAAAACAGGTTGAGTGTTCACTTTGGAAGTTATACTTTTCCTGAGCTGGACAGTGTAGTTATCTGTCCCAACACAAATAGTTATGTTCAGGATTATGCTGCTGCCCTGGGAGATGTGAATGGTGATGGAATTGATGATTTTACCAGCTTTATCTATGAAAATGCCAAGGTCTGGTTTGGTGGTCCTGACATAACTACGCAATGGGATGTCTTATTAACAGAAAGTGTATATACAACAAAGGGTGAAATAGTATCTCATGGAGACTTCAATAATGATGGATATGAGGATATAGTTGGCGCCAGTCGAGGATATCATTTTGATACAGGGATATCCTGGATTTGGTTAGGGGGAAGTAGTTTTAACGGAACAGTAGATTTAGTTATTCCGGCACAACCCGGTGTTTTCGAGCAATTTGGTTTTGCCAAAGCCACCGGGGATTTCAATAATGACGGTTACTGTGATGTTGCAATATCACAACCTTGGCATCAAGCGGGAGAAATAACTACGCCCGGTAAGGTGTTTGTTTTTGCTGGAAATGCACAGCTTGAGGACACGACTGTTGCCAATGACGATTATATCAATCCGGCACAAGACAATGATCTTTGGGGGATAACGGTTTACCCTAATCCCATTCCCAAGGGTAACGTTACATTAAATATCTGCTTTCAGGGAGCAGGCTACAGCAAAACAAATGGAAACCTGAAAGCAGTTCTTTATAATATCAAAGGACAGATAATAGATAGCTATAAGATACCCGGATCAGATATTCGCAGGAAAATCTGGACTCATACACTTAAAAAGTGTCCCGCTGGAGAATACCTGATTGCCGTCCTGGATGGAAGCAAAAGATTAATCACCCATAAATTCACTATAAAATAA